In Strix uralensis isolate ZFMK-TIS-50842 chromosome 18, bStrUra1, whole genome shotgun sequence, one DNA window encodes the following:
- the DBNDD2 gene encoding dysbindin domain-containing protein 2 — MSGPGAQSRSRRLPADMEQAQRSLDAEQMQQQQLKLRDRQKFFEEVFQHDVDFFFPMSHLQIEHRRPPLGSISSMEVNVDMLEQMDMMDLSDQDTVDVFLGCGTEESSIAGPLPGADASQCPEEITLQVPNAAESKSRISSTSSVSTDLNSLDTSEEGAETPVVQSDEEDLQEDSPKEQVARS; from the exons ATGTCGGGGCCCGGGGCGCAGAGCCGCAGCCGGCGGCTGCCCG CTGACATGGAGCAGGCGCAGCGGAGCCTGGATGCAGagcagatgcagcagcagcagctgaaactaCGGGACCGGCAGAAGTTCTTTGAGGAGGTTTTCCAGCACGACGTGGATTTCTTCTTCCCTATGTCTCACCTGCAAATAGAGCATCGGAGAC CCCCCTTAGGCAGCATTTCCTCCATGGAGGTGAATGTGGacatgctggagcagatggacATGATGGACCTGTCAGACCAGGACACCGTGGACGTGTTTCTAGGCTGTGGGACAGAGGAGAGCAGCATTGCTGGGCCCCTGCCAG GGGCAGATGCCAGCCAGTGCCCAGAGGAAATCACCCTGCAAGTGCCCAACGCAGCCGAGAGCAAGTCACGCATTTCCTCCACGTCCTCTGTCTCCACGGATCTGAATAGCCTGGACACCAGCGAGGAGGGGGCCGAGACCCCCGTGGTGCAGTCGGATGAGGAGGACCTGCAGGAGGACAGTCCCAAAGAGCAGGTGGCAAGAAGCTag